In Blastocatellia bacterium, one genomic interval encodes:
- a CDS encoding hydrogenase iron-sulfur subunit, translated as MSDEQFEPLIITFCCYWCAYAGADLAGTSRIQYPPNIRIIRVQCTGMIHPNFVIEALTSGADGVLICGCHPGDCHYLEGNLRAKARAEAIELMLEDFGLEPERFRLEWVSASEAQRFAQVVTEMVEQVRRLGPSPYRMAG; from the coding sequence ATGAGCGACGAGCAATTTGAACCGTTAATCATCACTTTTTGCTGCTACTGGTGTGCGTATGCCGGAGCAGATCTCGCGGGCACATCGCGCATCCAGTATCCGCCCAATATCCGCATCATTCGGGTGCAGTGCACCGGCATGATTCATCCGAATTTCGTCATCGAGGCGCTCACCAGCGGCGCTGATGGGGTGCTCATCTGTGGCTGTCATCCGGGTGATTGCCATTACCTGGAGGGGAATCTGCGTGCCAAGGCCCGCGCCGAAGCCATTGAGTTGATGCTCGAAGACTTCGGTCTGGAGCCGGAACGCTTTCGTTTGGAATGGGTCTCGGCTTCCGAAGCGCAGCGCTTTGCTCAAGTCGTCACTGAGATGGTCGAGCAAGTCCGACGCTTGGGGCCGAGCCCCTATCGCATGGCCGGATAG